In Tenebrio molitor chromosome 8, icTenMoli1.1, whole genome shotgun sequence, a genomic segment contains:
- the LOC138137182 gene encoding bromodomain-containing protein 3-like isoform X3 produces MQQVDPPIQNNAGAAGKMSDTNKDKEPPPRLEPVNGVVQPPVQPPPDRPGRVTNQLQFLQKTVLKAVWKHHFAWPFRQPVDAKKLNLPDYHQIILTPMDLGTIKKRLDNNFYTSGKECIQDFNTMFTNCYVYNKPGEDVVVMAQTLEKVFLTKVADMPKEEFAVAKGAKGKKGRTSGVVGASAGRGRPPAAVSSTVSTPVATSTGSLGLPLGTQAPPTIPGSTATTTIAPAATHATLPQQPIAPPSNYHVAPPIVNSLDSNLTPSTVLPGNVVPPSQPAKVKKGVKRKADTTTPTATAYDYNPPMESSKSAKISTRRESGRQIKKPSMDVFVPYHQSNITPPLYTSTPQVSAHKNKEKLSEALKSCNEILKELFSKKHSSYAWPFYKPVDAELLGLHDYHDIIKKPMDLGTVKHKMDTREYRTAQEFAADVRLIFTNCYKYNPSDHDVVAMARKLQDVFEVKFAKIPDEPVNRIGMPPKSESSSSGSSSESSSETEDSEEESRNKQLKLLEKELIAMQEKMRKLVEESTKKKKEKKKQKEKDKSKKVMANSSSMGKPGAHNALTKTNSIISDSVEDSIASVVSGADLKMGTDGQHPVGGGKSMNMHHMQPGGANASLKPPKSKSVRGPKPAVASNAPAKRGKNNSKTGGGRKKSTTQAPNLAFDSEDEDNAKPMSYDEKRQLSLDINKLPGDKLGRVVHIIQSREPSLRDSNPDEIEIDFETLKPSTLRELESYVASCLRKKPRKPYYKKMPGKSKDEQMAEKKQELEKRLLDVNDKIGNSKKAPKKEEANRVDPTGAGGPSGRLSSSSSSSDSDSSTSSLSTSSSDSSDSEAGGSNRQAKKKTKKSPNPSVGNSTMKPQLAPVALPTTNNTTTIQNNQVHPPIPNHMESKPNTNAMPVTNRKPSISNDKPLMMAAQTLASTTAPQAPKQVALPTPSPDKPKTNILSPLTSSYTDPLEQSLASLEHDIIKNEPMDPMNNMVSLNHPMVNQTVSTAPNLNPPLLQSSMVVDIKPPPTVDLGNMLPVNSVVHPIHNSLESDISSLMQPNTTTQPNMMHTTNNGFGNIKHEYEMNTNNNGLSSMGGVPMNVTIPSMFDPLPQQMNNMPKKEIKAEERPENHIPPNQQNDRKPSLDHKHSSQSFNYKKQEHNVKNASSWSSLAKANSPQNTTPGGSNQQQLRDSFKAFQNKAKEKADREKQRLENLELKRQQKQQAEKERLRVENERRKEKEEEDALEKARKAVAEHQQQPIAAQRVEELRSSPGEGSISPGSQSSGSERTDRERQRLQEQERRRREVLANKIDMNMQSDVMAAFEGSL; encoded by the exons ATGCAGCAGGTTGACCCACCGATTCAAAATAATGCA GGTGCGGCCGGCAAGATGAGTGACACTAACAAAGACAAAGAGCCGCCACCTCGCCTCGAACCGGTGAACGGCGTGGTCCAGCCTCCCGTTCAGCCGCCCCCGGACCGACCCGGGCGCGTCACAAATCAGCTGCAGTTCCTGCAGAAGACCGTCTTGAAGGCCGTGTGGAAACATCACTTCGCCTGGCCGTTTCGACAGCCCGTCGACGCCAAGAAACTCAACCTTCCT GACTACCACCAAATCATCCTGACCCCGATGGACCTgggaacaattaaaaaacggtTGGACAATAACTTCTATACCTCGGGTAAAGAGTGCATACAGGATTTTAACACGATGTTCACGAACTGTTACGTGTATAACAAACCGGGAGAGGACGTTGTCGTGATGGCGCAAACGTTGGAAAAAGTGTTTCTCACCAAGGTGGCCGACATGCCCAAGGAGGAGTTCGCCGTGGCGAAGGGGGCCAAAGGGAAGAAGGGGCGTACGTCAGGTGTTGTGGGGGCTAGTGCGGGACGGGGTCGACCGCCGGCAGCCGTCTCGTCGACGGTCTCCACACCTGTAGCAACATCGACAG GGTCCCTGGGGCTCCCGTTGGGTACGCAAGCTCCCCCCACAATTCCCGGGAGCACGGCGACAACCACAATAGCCCCGGCGGCGACCCACGCCACCCTGCCTCAACAACCGATCGCACCGCCGTCGAACTACCACGTGGCGCCGCCGATCGTCAACTCTCTTGACAGTAACCTAACACCCAGTACCGTACTTCCTGGCAACGTAGTACCTCCATCGCAACCGGCTAAGGTAAAAAAGGGCGTTAAAAGAAAGGCTGACACAACGACACCAACAGCCACGGCGTACGATTACAACCCACCCATGGAGTCGTCCAAATCGGCGAAGATATCCACAAGGCGGGAGTCGGGACGGCAGATCAAGAAACCCAGCATGGACGTTTTCGTACCCTACCACCAATCGAACATCACACCGCCACTGTACACGTCGACGCCGCAAGTTTCAGCGCACAAGAACAAGGAGAAGCTGTCCGAGGCGCTCAAGTCTTGCAACGAGATCTTGAAGGAGCTCTTCTCCAAAAAACACTCG aGTTACGCGTGGCCATTTTACAAACCGGTGGACGCAGAACTGTTGGGATTGCACGACTATCACGATATTATCAAGAAGCCGATGGATCTGGGCACGGTCAAGCATAAAATGGACACCAGAGAGTATCGCACGGCGCAGGAGTTCGCGGCGGACGTTAGACTGATATTCACCAACTGTTACAAGTATAATCCTTCGGATCACGACGTCGTCGCCATGGCCAGGAAGTTACAGGACGTCTTCGAAGTGAA ATTTGCGAAAATCCCAGACGAACCGGTCAACAGGATAGGAATGCCGCCGAAATCCGAATCCAGTTCGTCCGGTTCCAGTTCGGAGTCTTCGAGCGAAACGGAAGACTCCGAAGAGGAGAGTCGAAATAAACAGCTGAAACTGCTGGAGAAGGAG CTGATTGCGATGCAAGAGAAAATGAGAAAGTTGGTGGAGGAGAGCacgaaaaaaaagaaagaaaaaaagaaacaaaaagagaaagacaagagtaaaaaagttatggcGAACAGTAGTTCAATGGGTAAGCCGGGGGCACACAACGCCCTCACAAAAACCAATTCCATTATCTCAGACAGTGTCGAGGACAGTATAGCGAGTGTTGTCTCAGGAGCAGATCTCAAGATGGGCACCGACGGTCAGCACCCCGTCGGGGGCGGCAAGTCGATGAACATGCACCACATGCAGCCCGGAGGCGCGAACGCCTCGCTGAAGCCGCCGAAAAGCAAAAGCGTGCGCGGTCCCAAACCGGCGGTGGCGTCGAACGCGCCCGCCAAACGCGGCAAGAACAACAGCAAGACGGGCGGCGGCAGGAAGAAGTCGACGACGCAAGCACCGAACTTGGCGTTCGACTCGGAGGACGAGGACAACGCCAAGCCGATGTCGTACGACGAGAAGAGACAGCTGTCGTTGGACATCAACAAGTTGCCAG GTGACAAGCTCGGTCGCGTCGTCCACATTATACAGTCGAGGGAGCCGTCGTTGCGCGACTCGAATCCGGACGAGATCGAGATCGATTTCGAGACCTTGAAGCCTTCGACGTTGAGAGAACTGGAGAGTTATGTCGCCTCGTGCCTACGTAAAAAGCCACGTAAGCCTTACT ATAAGAAGATGCCCGGCAAGTCCAAAGACGAACAGATGGCCGAGAAGAAGCAGGAGCTGGAGAAGCGACTGTTGGACGTCAACGACAAGATCGGAAATTCGAAGAAGGCACCCAAGAAAG AAGAGGCGAATCGCGTGGATCCCACGGGAGCGGGAGGTCCTTCGGGTCGTCTGTCGTCCAGCTCGAGTAGTTCGGATTCGGACAGCAGCACCTCCAGCCTGTCTACTAGTTCGAGTGATTCCAGTGACAGCGAAGCAG GTGGGAGCAATCGACAGGCGAAAAagaagacaaaaaaatcaccTAATCCTTCCGTTGGGAATTCAACAATG AAACCACAACTAGCACCTGTCGCACTGCCAACGACAAACAACACAACCACGATACAGAATAACCAGGTCCACCCGCCAATACCAAACCACATGGAGAGCAAGCCAAACACGAACGCAATGCCAGTAACCAATCGCAAACCATCCATATCAAACGACAAACCGTTAATGATGGCGGCCCAAACACTAGCGTCAACGACCGCGCCCCAGGCCCCCAAACAGGTGGCCCTACCTACACCCTCCCCCGACAAACCCAAAACAAACATCCTCTCCCCGCTGACCAGCTCCTACACGGACCCCCTGGAGCAGTCCCTGGCCAGTCTGGAACACGACATCATCAAAAACGAGCCCATGGATCCCATGAACAACATGGTCTCGCTCAACCATCCCATGGTCAACCAGACCGTCAGCACGGCACCTAATCTGAACCCTCCCTTGTTGCAGTCCAGCATGGTCGTTGACATAAAACCACCTCCCACGGTGGACCTGGGGAACATGTTACCCGTCAATTCCGTGGTCCATCCCATACACAACTCACTCGAGTCAGATATTTCGTCCTTGATGCAACCGAACACCACGACCCAACCGAACATGATGCACACCACCAACAACGGCTTCGGCAACATCAAACACGAGTACGAGATGAACACGAACAACAACGGACTGTCGTCGATGGGCGGCGTGCCCATGAACGTGACCATACCGTCGATGTTCGACCCGCTCCCCCAGCAAATGAACAACATGCCCAAGAAGGAGATCAAGGCGGAAGAGCGACCGGAGAACCACATCCCCCCCAACCAGCAGAACGACAGGAAACCCTCCCTCGACCACAAACACTCGTCGCAGTCCTTCAACTACAAGAAACAGGAGCACAACGTGAAGAACGCCAGCTCGTGGTCGAGCCTGGCGAAGGCGAACTCGCCGCAGAACACGACGCCCGGCGGCAGCAACCAGCAACAGCTGAGGGACAGCTTCAAGGCGTTCCAGAACAAGGCGAAAGAGAAGGCCGACAGGGAGAAGCAGCGACTGGAGAATCTCGAGCTGAAGAGACAGCAGAAGCAGCAAGCGGAGAAGGAGAGGTTGAGGGTGGAGAACGAGAGGAGGAAGGAGAAGGAAGAGGAGGACGCGCTGGAGAAGGCGAG GAAAGCGGTCGCGGAGCACCAGCAGCAGCCGATCGCCGCCCAGAGAGTCGAAGAGTTGAGGTCGTCGCCGGGTGAGGGTAGCATCTCGCCCGGATCCCAGAGCTCTGGCTCGGAGAGGACGGACAGGGAGCGGCAGAGGCTTCAGGAACAGGAACGGAGGCGACGCGAAGTG CTGGCCAATAAAATCGACATGAACATGCAAAGTGACGTTATGGCCGCATTCGAAGGTTCATTATAA
- the LOC138137182 gene encoding bromodomain-containing protein 3-like isoform X4 — MQQVDPPIQNNAGAAGKMSDTNKDKEPPPRLEPVNGVVQPPVQPPPDRPGRVTNQLQFLQKTVLKAVWKHHFAWPFRQPVDAKKLNLPDYHQIILTPMDLGTIKKRLDNNFYTSGKECIQDFNTMFTNCYVYNKPGEDVVVMAQTLEKVFLTKVADMPKEEFAVAKGAKGKKGRTSGVVGASAGRGRPPAAVSSTVSTPVATSTGSLGLPLGTQAPPTIPGSTATTTIAPAATHATLPQQPIAPPSNYHVAPPIVNSLDSNLTPSTVLPGNVVPPSQPAKVKKGVKRKADTTTPTATAYDYNPPMESSKSAKISTRRESGRQIKKPSMDVFVPYHQSNITPPLYTSTPQVSAHKNKEKLSEALKSCNEILKELFSKKHSSYAWPFYKPVDAELLGLHDYHDIIKKPMDLGTVKHKMDTREYRTAQEFAADVRLIFTNCYKYNPSDHDVVAMARKLQDVFEVKFAKIPDEPVNRIGMPPKSESSSSGSSSESSSETEDSEEESRNKQLKLLEKELIAMQEKMRKLVEESTKKKKEKKKQKEKDKSKKVMANSSSMGKPGAHNALTKTNSIISDSVEDSIASVVSGADLKMGTDGQHPVGGGKSMNMHHMQPGGANASLKPPKSKSVRGPKPAVASNAPAKRGKNNSKTGGGRKKSTTQAPNLAFDSEDEDNAKPMSYDEKRQLSLDINKLPGDKLGRVVHIIQSREPSLRDSNPDEIEIDFETLKPSTLRELESYVASCLRKKPHKKMPGKSKDEQMAEKKQELEKRLLDVNDKIGNSKKAPKKEEANRVDPTGAGGPSGRLSSSSSSSDSDSSTSSLSTSSSDSSDSEAGGSNRQAKKKTKKSPNPSVGNSTMKPQLAPVALPTTNNTTTIQNNQVHPPIPNHMESKPNTNAMPVTNRKPSISNDKPLMMAAQTLASTTAPQAPKQVALPTPSPDKPKTNILSPLTSSYTDPLEQSLASLEHDIIKNEPMDPMNNMVSLNHPMVNQTVSTAPNLNPPLLQSSMVVDIKPPPTVDLGNMLPVNSVVHPIHNSLESDISSLMQPNTTTQPNMMHTTNNGFGNIKHEYEMNTNNNGLSSMGGVPMNVTIPSMFDPLPQQMNNMPKKEIKAEERPENHIPPNQQNDRKPSLDHKHSSQSFNYKKQEHNVKNASSWSSLAKANSPQNTTPGGSNQQQLRDSFKAFQNKAKEKADREKQRLENLELKRQQKQQAEKERLRVENERRKEKEEEDALEKARKAVAEHQQQPIAAQRVEELRSSPGEGSISPGSQSSGSERTDRERQRLQEQERRRREVLANKIDMNMQSDVMAAFEGSL; from the exons ATGCAGCAGGTTGACCCACCGATTCAAAATAATGCA GGTGCGGCCGGCAAGATGAGTGACACTAACAAAGACAAAGAGCCGCCACCTCGCCTCGAACCGGTGAACGGCGTGGTCCAGCCTCCCGTTCAGCCGCCCCCGGACCGACCCGGGCGCGTCACAAATCAGCTGCAGTTCCTGCAGAAGACCGTCTTGAAGGCCGTGTGGAAACATCACTTCGCCTGGCCGTTTCGACAGCCCGTCGACGCCAAGAAACTCAACCTTCCT GACTACCACCAAATCATCCTGACCCCGATGGACCTgggaacaattaaaaaacggtTGGACAATAACTTCTATACCTCGGGTAAAGAGTGCATACAGGATTTTAACACGATGTTCACGAACTGTTACGTGTATAACAAACCGGGAGAGGACGTTGTCGTGATGGCGCAAACGTTGGAAAAAGTGTTTCTCACCAAGGTGGCCGACATGCCCAAGGAGGAGTTCGCCGTGGCGAAGGGGGCCAAAGGGAAGAAGGGGCGTACGTCAGGTGTTGTGGGGGCTAGTGCGGGACGGGGTCGACCGCCGGCAGCCGTCTCGTCGACGGTCTCCACACCTGTAGCAACATCGACAG GGTCCCTGGGGCTCCCGTTGGGTACGCAAGCTCCCCCCACAATTCCCGGGAGCACGGCGACAACCACAATAGCCCCGGCGGCGACCCACGCCACCCTGCCTCAACAACCGATCGCACCGCCGTCGAACTACCACGTGGCGCCGCCGATCGTCAACTCTCTTGACAGTAACCTAACACCCAGTACCGTACTTCCTGGCAACGTAGTACCTCCATCGCAACCGGCTAAGGTAAAAAAGGGCGTTAAAAGAAAGGCTGACACAACGACACCAACAGCCACGGCGTACGATTACAACCCACCCATGGAGTCGTCCAAATCGGCGAAGATATCCACAAGGCGGGAGTCGGGACGGCAGATCAAGAAACCCAGCATGGACGTTTTCGTACCCTACCACCAATCGAACATCACACCGCCACTGTACACGTCGACGCCGCAAGTTTCAGCGCACAAGAACAAGGAGAAGCTGTCCGAGGCGCTCAAGTCTTGCAACGAGATCTTGAAGGAGCTCTTCTCCAAAAAACACTCG aGTTACGCGTGGCCATTTTACAAACCGGTGGACGCAGAACTGTTGGGATTGCACGACTATCACGATATTATCAAGAAGCCGATGGATCTGGGCACGGTCAAGCATAAAATGGACACCAGAGAGTATCGCACGGCGCAGGAGTTCGCGGCGGACGTTAGACTGATATTCACCAACTGTTACAAGTATAATCCTTCGGATCACGACGTCGTCGCCATGGCCAGGAAGTTACAGGACGTCTTCGAAGTGAA ATTTGCGAAAATCCCAGACGAACCGGTCAACAGGATAGGAATGCCGCCGAAATCCGAATCCAGTTCGTCCGGTTCCAGTTCGGAGTCTTCGAGCGAAACGGAAGACTCCGAAGAGGAGAGTCGAAATAAACAGCTGAAACTGCTGGAGAAGGAG CTGATTGCGATGCAAGAGAAAATGAGAAAGTTGGTGGAGGAGAGCacgaaaaaaaagaaagaaaaaaagaaacaaaaagagaaagacaagagtaaaaaagttatggcGAACAGTAGTTCAATGGGTAAGCCGGGGGCACACAACGCCCTCACAAAAACCAATTCCATTATCTCAGACAGTGTCGAGGACAGTATAGCGAGTGTTGTCTCAGGAGCAGATCTCAAGATGGGCACCGACGGTCAGCACCCCGTCGGGGGCGGCAAGTCGATGAACATGCACCACATGCAGCCCGGAGGCGCGAACGCCTCGCTGAAGCCGCCGAAAAGCAAAAGCGTGCGCGGTCCCAAACCGGCGGTGGCGTCGAACGCGCCCGCCAAACGCGGCAAGAACAACAGCAAGACGGGCGGCGGCAGGAAGAAGTCGACGACGCAAGCACCGAACTTGGCGTTCGACTCGGAGGACGAGGACAACGCCAAGCCGATGTCGTACGACGAGAAGAGACAGCTGTCGTTGGACATCAACAAGTTGCCAG GTGACAAGCTCGGTCGCGTCGTCCACATTATACAGTCGAGGGAGCCGTCGTTGCGCGACTCGAATCCGGACGAGATCGAGATCGATTTCGAGACCTTGAAGCCTTCGACGTTGAGAGAACTGGAGAGTTATGTCGCCTCGTGCCTACGTAAAAAGCCAC ATAAGAAGATGCCCGGCAAGTCCAAAGACGAACAGATGGCCGAGAAGAAGCAGGAGCTGGAGAAGCGACTGTTGGACGTCAACGACAAGATCGGAAATTCGAAGAAGGCACCCAAGAAAG AAGAGGCGAATCGCGTGGATCCCACGGGAGCGGGAGGTCCTTCGGGTCGTCTGTCGTCCAGCTCGAGTAGTTCGGATTCGGACAGCAGCACCTCCAGCCTGTCTACTAGTTCGAGTGATTCCAGTGACAGCGAAGCAG GTGGGAGCAATCGACAGGCGAAAAagaagacaaaaaaatcaccTAATCCTTCCGTTGGGAATTCAACAATG AAACCACAACTAGCACCTGTCGCACTGCCAACGACAAACAACACAACCACGATACAGAATAACCAGGTCCACCCGCCAATACCAAACCACATGGAGAGCAAGCCAAACACGAACGCAATGCCAGTAACCAATCGCAAACCATCCATATCAAACGACAAACCGTTAATGATGGCGGCCCAAACACTAGCGTCAACGACCGCGCCCCAGGCCCCCAAACAGGTGGCCCTACCTACACCCTCCCCCGACAAACCCAAAACAAACATCCTCTCCCCGCTGACCAGCTCCTACACGGACCCCCTGGAGCAGTCCCTGGCCAGTCTGGAACACGACATCATCAAAAACGAGCCCATGGATCCCATGAACAACATGGTCTCGCTCAACCATCCCATGGTCAACCAGACCGTCAGCACGGCACCTAATCTGAACCCTCCCTTGTTGCAGTCCAGCATGGTCGTTGACATAAAACCACCTCCCACGGTGGACCTGGGGAACATGTTACCCGTCAATTCCGTGGTCCATCCCATACACAACTCACTCGAGTCAGATATTTCGTCCTTGATGCAACCGAACACCACGACCCAACCGAACATGATGCACACCACCAACAACGGCTTCGGCAACATCAAACACGAGTACGAGATGAACACGAACAACAACGGACTGTCGTCGATGGGCGGCGTGCCCATGAACGTGACCATACCGTCGATGTTCGACCCGCTCCCCCAGCAAATGAACAACATGCCCAAGAAGGAGATCAAGGCGGAAGAGCGACCGGAGAACCACATCCCCCCCAACCAGCAGAACGACAGGAAACCCTCCCTCGACCACAAACACTCGTCGCAGTCCTTCAACTACAAGAAACAGGAGCACAACGTGAAGAACGCCAGCTCGTGGTCGAGCCTGGCGAAGGCGAACTCGCCGCAGAACACGACGCCCGGCGGCAGCAACCAGCAACAGCTGAGGGACAGCTTCAAGGCGTTCCAGAACAAGGCGAAAGAGAAGGCCGACAGGGAGAAGCAGCGACTGGAGAATCTCGAGCTGAAGAGACAGCAGAAGCAGCAAGCGGAGAAGGAGAGGTTGAGGGTGGAGAACGAGAGGAGGAAGGAGAAGGAAGAGGAGGACGCGCTGGAGAAGGCGAG GAAAGCGGTCGCGGAGCACCAGCAGCAGCCGATCGCCGCCCAGAGAGTCGAAGAGTTGAGGTCGTCGCCGGGTGAGGGTAGCATCTCGCCCGGATCCCAGAGCTCTGGCTCGGAGAGGACGGACAGGGAGCGGCAGAGGCTTCAGGAACAGGAACGGAGGCGACGCGAAGTG CTGGCCAATAAAATCGACATGAACATGCAAAGTGACGTTATGGCCGCATTCGAAGGTTCATTATAA